Below is a genomic region from Actinomadura sp. NAK00032.
GCGGCGCTGCCGGGCTGCACCCGGAAGGAGTATTTGTAGCCGTTGGCGAAGATCGCGTCGGAGGCGGTGACGTCCATCACGAACGGCACCCGGTTGCGCTCGGCGACGACGGCCGCGTTCGTGCTGACGGCGCTCTGGTAGGTGCCGACGAAGCCGACCGCGCCCTCGGAGATCAGCCGCTGGGCCTCGCTCTGCCCGACCTCCGCCTTGCCCTGGGTGTCGCCGGTGGCGAGCTCGACCTTGCGGCCGCCGAGGGACTTGATGCCGCCGGCGGCGTTGATCGCCTCGACGGCGAGCTGCGCGCCGCGGCGCATCTGCTGGCCGTCGACGGCGTTGGCGCCGCTGACCGGATGCAGCGCGCCGATCTTGACCGGGCCCCGGTCGCGCCCGGCGGCCACTCCGGCCGCGCCGGACGGCGCCGAGCCACCGCAGCCGGCCGCGGCGGCCAGGACCGCGCAGGCGCCGAGCCCGGCGGCGAGCTTACGAGCCCACATTCACCTCTCCCGCCCTCTCTGCCGGTGATCGTTCCGCTAGGAGGAACACCAGGTCGCTGATGCGTCATCGTGGCACCCGTCACGGCATCCGGTCAATATCTGGGTGAAACTTGACGTAACTCGCCGTGCAGTGCCAACTTGTGAAGTCCGGGGCGCCCGCGCGAACCGGCCGAGCCATCCATATTCGTTTCTCTAAGCGGAACGATCGTCCGTGAAGGCGGTACCGTCCATGACCGACGCGCTGTCCGGAGTCCGGGTCCTCGACACGGCCACGCTGTTCGCCGGCCCGCTCGCCGCGACACTGCTCGGCGACTTCGGGGCCGAGGTCATCAAGATCGAGCACCCGAAGGGCGACCCGGTGCGCAGCCACGGCGCCCAGCGCGACGGCGTCGGGCTCTGGTGGAAGATGCTCGGCCGCAACAAGAAGGCGATGACGCTCTACCTCGGCTCACCCGAGGGCCAGGAGCTGTTCCGCCGGATGGTCGCCGACGCCGACGTCGTGATCGAGAACTTCCGTCCCGGGACGCTGGAGCGCTGGGGCCTAGGGTACGACGAGTTGAAGCAGGTCAATCCAGGTCTGGTGCTCGCCCGGGTCACCGGGTTCGGGCAGACCGGCCCGTACTCCAGGCGCCCCGGGTTCGGCACGCTCGCCGAGGCGATGAGCGGGTTCGCCGCGATCACCGGCGAGCCGGACGGCCCGCCGACCCTGCCGCCGTTCGGCCTCGCCGACGGGATCGCCGCCCTCACCACCGCGTTCGCGGTCATGACGGCGCTGCGGGCGCGGGAGGCGACCGGCGAGGGCCAGGTCGTCGACCTCGCCATCATCGAGCCGATCCTGACCCTGCTCGGCCCGCAGATCATCACCTACGACCAGCTCGGCGAGCTGCAGGCCCGCACCGGCAACCGGTCGCACAACAACGCGCCGCGCAACACCTACCGGACCCGCGACGGCAGCTGGGTCGCGATCTCCACCAGCGCCCAGTCGATCGCCGAGCGCGTGATGCGGCTGGTCGGCCGGCCCGAGCTGATCGACGAGCCGTGGTTCGCGACCGGCGCCGAGCGCGCCAAGCACGCCGACGTGCTGGACGAGGCCGTCGGGTCGTGGATCGCCGAGCGCGACCGCGACGAGGTCGTCAAGGCGTTCGAGGACGCCCAGGCCGCCGTCGCCCCCATCTACAACGCCGCCGACGTCATGGCCGACCCGCAGTTCCAGGCGCTCGGCACCATCGCGACCGTCCCCGACGACGAGCTCGGCCCGGTGAAGATGCAGAACGTCCTGTTCCGGCTGTCGCAGACGCCGGGCCGGATCGAGTCGGCCGGGCCGCCGCTCGGCGCGCACACCGCCGAGATCCTCGCCCGCTACGGGGTGGACGAGGCCGCGCTGGCCGAACTGCGCGGCAAGGGCGTGGTCAAGTGACGCCGCGGTCCTGGCTGTACGTGCCGGGCGACCGGCCGGACCGGATCGGCAAGGCGCTCGCGTCCGGCGCCGACGCGGTGATCCTCGACCTGGAGGACGCCGTCGCGCCGGCCGCCAAGCGGGACGCGCGCCGCAACGTGCTCGACGCCCTCGACGCCGGGAACACCGCCTACGTGCGGATCAACGCGCCCGGCACCCCCGACGGCGCCGACGACATCGCCCTGCTGGCGACCGCGCCCGCCGCGCTCGCCGGGGTCCGCGTGCCCAAGTGCGAGGACCCGGGCGAGCTGCGCCGCGTCGCCGACGCGCTCGGCGTGCCGGTGTTCCCGATCCTGGAGTCGGCGCTCGGCGTGGAGAACGCCCTGCTGCTCGCGACCGCGCACCCGCTGGTCGCCGGGATCTCGCTCGGCGAGGCCGATCTCGCCGCCGACCTGCGCGCGGGCGGCGAAGCCCTCGCCTGGCCGCGCTCGCGGGTCGTGGTCGCCGCCCGCGCGGCCGGACTGCCGTCCCCGGCGCAGAGCGTGTGGACCGCCGTCCGCGACCTGGACGGCCTGCGCGCCGACACGCTCGCGGGCCGCCGGGCCGGGTTCTTCGGCCGGTCGGTGATCCACCCCGCGCAGCTCCCCGTCGTCCACGAGGCGTGCGTCCCCGACCCCGACGACGTCGCGTGGGCCCGCGACCTCATGAGCCAGCTCACCGAACGCGCCGCGGCAGGCGGCGGCGCCGCATGGATCGACTCCGCCGGCCGGTTCGTGGACAAGGCCGTCGTCGAGCGCGCCGCCTGGCTGCTCGACGCCGCCGCGTCCGCCGAGTCCGCCGCCCGGCCCGTCAAGGAAGGCCAGAAATGACCACGCAGGACCCGCTGCTCGCGGCCGTCGCCGGGGGCGTCCGGCTGATCGAGCTTGGCCAGCCGTTCTTCACCGGCATGCCCTGCTCCCCCAACCACCCCGGGTTCCGGATGACGCTGATCCGGCGGCACGGCGACATGGAGCGCCCGGACGGCGGCTCCGCCGCCAACGAGATCATCGTGACCGGCGGCCACGTCGGCACGCACATCGACGCGCTCTCCCATGTCAGCCACAACGGCGAGCTGCACGGCGGGATCTCGGCCGCCGACGCCCAGCGCGGCGGCGCCTTCACCAGCCACGGGGCGGAGAACCTGCCCGGCCTGCTGCGCCGCGGCGTCCTGCTCGACGTCGCCGCCGTCCACGGCGTCCCGACGCTGCCGCCCGGCTACGGCGTCACCGTCGAGGACCTGGAGCTGGCCGCCGAGCGCGCCGGCGCCGAGCCCGGCGAGGGCGACGTGGCGCTGATCCGCACCGGCTGGGCCCGCAACTTCGGCGACACCACCGCCTACCTCGGCAAGGAGACCGGCGTCCCCGGCGCGACCCCGGCCGCCGCGCGGTGGCTGGCGGAGCGGCGGATCGCCGCGACCGGCGCCGACACGACCGCCTACGAGCAGATTCCCGAGGGCGCCGGGCACGCGGTCCTGCCGGTCCACCGGATCCTGCTGGTCGAGTCGGGGATCTTCATCCTGGAGCACCTGAACCTGGAGGCGCTCGCCGAGGCCGGGCTGCACGAGTTCGTGTTCGTGCTCGCCCCGCTGCGGATCAGGGGCGGCACCGGCTCCCCCGTCCGCCCGCTCGCGGCGGTGTCGGCATGACCGCCGGGACCCCCGTCCAGCGGCTCGCCGGGCTCGCCGCCGCCACCGCCGCCGGCGGGCTGCCGCCGGAACTGCGCGACGACGCCGCCCGCCGCGTCCTGGACGTCCTCGGCAACAGCCTCGCCGCCACCGCGGAACCGCCCGCGCGGGCCGTCGGGGAACTCGTCGGCGAATGGGGCGGCGCGGGCCGCGCCACCGCGATCGGCACCGGGACGCGGCTGCCCGAGCCGAGCGCCGCGCTGCTGAACGGCACGCTCGCCCACTCCCTGGACTTCGACGACACGCACCTGCCGTCCGTCCTGCACCCGTCGGCGTCGGTGGTGCCCACCGCGCTCGCCGTGGCCGAGGCCCGGGGCGCGTCCGGCGCCGCGCTGCTGGACGCGGTCGGCGTCGGCGTCGAGATCACCGTGCGGCTCGGCATGGCCGGGTACGACCGCGACCTCGGCAACTCGGTGTTCTTCGAACGCGGGCAGCACGCCACCGCGATCTGCGGGGCGGTCGGCGCCGCCGCGTCCGCGGCGATGCTGTCCGGGCTGGACGCCGCCGGCATCGCGCACGCGATGGGCATCGCCGCGAGCATGGGCTCGGGGATCCTGGAGGCCAACCGCACCGGCGGCACCGTCAAGCGGATCCACTGCGGCTGGGCCGCGCACGCCGCCGTCACCGCCGCCGGCCTGGCCCGCACGGGCATCACCGGCCCGCCGACCGTCCTCGAAGGGCGGTTCGGGTTCCTCCAGGCGTTCTGCGGCGACCAGGTCGACCTGGACGCCCTCACCTCCGGCCTGGGCGAGCACTGGGAGCTCCCCGGGATCTTCTTCAAGCCCTACCCGTGCAACCACTTCACCCACGCGGGCATCGACGCCGCGCTGCGGCTGCGCGAGCGGGGCCTGGACCCGGCGGCGGTCGAGTCGATCGAACTGGGCGCGCCGACGCCGGTGCTGCGCACGATCGGCGAGCCGCACGAGGACAAGATCCGCCCGAAGTCGGGGTACCACGCGGCCTTCTCCGGCCCCTACACCGTCGCGGCGGCGCTGCTCGGCGGCGGCGGGCTCGGCGTCTTCCACGAGGACTTCACCGACGAGGCCGCCGCCGACCCGGACCGGCTCGCGCTGGCCGCGAAGGTCCGCTGCGTCCCCGACGCCCGCTGCGACGAGATCTTCCCGCACCAGTTCCCGGCCGTCCTGCGGGTCCGCACCCGCGCCGGGGACCTGCTGGAGGAGCGGGTGGACGTCAACCGGGGCGGGCCCGGCAACCCGCTGTCGGCGGAGGAGCTGGCGACGAAGTTCCGGCTGAACGCCTCCCGCCGCGTCACCGGCGCGCAGGCCGAGCAGATCACCTCCCTCACCTACGGCCTGGCCGGGATCGAGGACCTGCGCGACCTCACGTCACTGCTGGAGTAGCCGCGCCGTAGGGTCGGGGCCATGAGGCATCTCGGCATCCTGGCCCACAGCGCGGAGGGCGCCGCGCTGTGCTTCCGGACCTTCTGCCACGAAGGGTTCCGCGAGCTCGGCCCCGACGACCACCCCGACGTGACGCTCGACCTGATCGCGCTGGCCCGCAGCATGCCCGCCTGGGACGCCGGCGACCACGGCGCGGTCAGGGAGGTGCTGGCCGAGAGCGCCCGCCGCCTCGCGGCGGCGGGCGCCGACTTCTTCGTCTGCCCCGACAACACCGCCCACATGGCGCTGGAGCTCCCCGGCGGCGACCTGGCCCTGCCCGGCCTGCACATCGCGCGGGTCGTCGCGGACCGGGCCGCCGCCGACGGCCGCGCCCGCGTCGGCGTGCTCGGCACCCGCTACACGATGGACGGCCCCGTCTACCCGCGCGAGCTGGCCGCGCGCGGCATCGCCGCCGAGGTCCCGGAACCGGCCGACCGGGAGACCGTCCACCGGATCATCTTCGACGAGCTGGTCAACGGGGTGATCACCGAGGAGTCGCGGCGCGAGTACGCGCGGATCATCGGCCGGCTGGCCGAGCGCGGCTGCGACGCGGTCGCGCTCGTGTGCACCGAGATCCCGCTGCTGGTCACCCCGGACGTCTCGCCGCTGCCCACGCTCGACTCCACCCGCCTGCTGGCCCGCGCCGCCTTCGAGACGGCGGTCGGCCGCCGCCCCCTGCCCACCTGGCGCGGCGGAGGCTTCGACGGAGGCTGAAACGGGGCAGACCTAGGGTGGGTGCGGAAAAGGGGGCCAGATGGACTTCAGGAAGATGCACCACGGCGACCGTCCGCTGGTGCTGCCGAACGCGTGGGACTTCGCGAGCGGCGCCGCGCTGGTCGAGGCGGGCTTCCCGGCGGTCGGGACGACGAGCCTCGGCGTCGCGGCGGCCGCCGGGAAGCCCGACGCCGCCGGGGACACCCGCGCCGAGACGCTGGCCCTCGCCCGCGCCCTGTCGCGGCTGCCCGTGCCGGTGACCGTCGACATCGAGGGCGGGTTCTCCGGCCGGGTCGCCGACGTGGCCGAGCTGGTCACCGAGCTGGCCTCGTTCGGGATCGCCGGGATCAACCTGGAGGACGGGCGCCCCGACGGGACGCTCGCGCCTCTCGACCACCAGACGACGGTGATCGCCGCCGTGAAGCGGGCCGCGCCGCAGGTGTTCCTCAACGCCCGCACCGACACGTTCTGGCTCGGCGACCCCGACCGCGACGAGACCCTGCGGCGGGCGGGCGCGTACGCGGCGGCGGGCGCGGACGGGATCTTCGTCCCCGGGATCGTGGACGACGCCGACATCACCGCCGTGCTGGAGACGGCGGAGCTGCCGCTCAACGTCCTGTACCTGCCGGGCAAGACCGAGTACGAGCGACTCGCGCGGCTGGGCGTGCACCGGGTCAGCACCGGGTCGCTGCTGTTCCGGAAGGCGCTCCACGCCGCCGTGACCGCGGCCCTCGGCGTCACCGGCGCCGGCGGGGACGGCCACCCGCCGTCGTACGGGGACGTGCAGCGCCTCGTCAGCGGGCGGTGAGCAGGGTCAGCGGATGAGCGGAGTCAGTGGCCGGTGATCCGGTCGGCGAGGCGCGCGAGCGCCGACGTCCCCGCCGCGCCCGAGGCCGATTCGCGGGCGTCCGCCGCCCGGTAGAGGGCGTACATCGCGTGGACGCCCAGCCAGCGGAGGGGTTCGGGCTCCCAGCGGCGGACGCGCCGGTCCACCCACGGCAGCGCGGTCAGCGCGGTGTCCTCGCGCAGCAGCAGGTCGCGGAGGGTGCGGCCGGCGAGGTTGGCGGTGGCGACGCCGTGCCCGGTGTAGCCGCCCGCGTGGCCGAGGCCCGTCGCGTGGTCGAGGACGGCCGTCGCGCACCAGTCGCGGGGGACGCCGAGGACGCCCGACCACGCGTGGTCGACCCGCGCCTCGCGGGCGGCGGCGGGGAACATCGCGGCGAGCATCCGCCAGAGCGCGTCGACCGTGGCGGGCGCGGTGCGCCCGCCGTCGTCGACGCGGGAGCCGTAGCGGTAGGGGCGGCCCCGGCCGCCGAAGGCGATCCGGTCGTCGGCGGTGCGCTGGGCGTACATGTAGGAGTGCGCCATGTCGCCGAGCAGTTCCCGGCGCTCCCAGCCGATCGCCTCCCACACCGCGGCCGGCAGCGGCGTGGTGACGATCATGGAGCTGTTCATCGGGAGCCAGTCGCGGCGGTGGCCGGGCAGCCCGGCGGTGAAGCCCTCGGTGGCGCGCAGCACGTACTCGGCGGCGACCGTGCCGTACGGGGTGACGGCCGCGGCGGCGCCGCCGCGCCGCGGGGCGATCCGGACGACCGGCGTCCTCTCGTAGACCTCCACGCCGAGGCGGCGGACCGCCGCCGCGAGGCCGCGCGCGAGGGCGGCGGGCTGGACGCGGGCGCCGTGCGGGCTCCACGCCGCCCCGGTCGCGCCCGCGACGCGGAGCCGGCCGTCGCGCTCGGCGGCGGGCAGCGGGACGAGGTCGCCGTCCGTCCAGCCCCAGGCGCGGGCCTCGTCGACCATGGCGGCGAGGCGGGCGCGCTGGGCGGCGCCGCGGGCGACGTGCAGCACGCCGCCCTTCACCAGACCGGCGTCGACGCCCTCCTCGGCGGCGGCCCGGACGACCTCGTCCACCGCCTCGAACATGGCGCGCTGGAGCGCGACCGCGGCGGGGCGGCCGTGCCGGGCGGCGTAGCGCTCCCGGGAGCCGGCGATCTCCCCCAGCACCCAGCCGCCGTTGCGGCCGGACGCGCCGAACCCGGCGAACTCGCGCTCCAGCACGACGATCCGCAGCCCGGGGCGGGCGCGCTTGAGGTAGTAGGCGGTCCAGAGGCCGGTGTAGCCGGCGCCGACGACGCACACGTCCGCGGTGCGCGGGCCGGGGAGGCGGGGGCCGGGGGCGGGCCGGCCGGCGGCCCGGTACCAGAAGGAGACGCCGCCGTTGGCGAAGCCGGGGGCGAGCGGTGCCCGGCCCGAGGTGGAACTCATGCGCTCATAGTGCTGAATTCCGCAGCAAAATCAAGAGCGCGCAACGGAATCTATGTGATGGCGTCCATGATTCGACGGGATCCGATCCACCGGGTGCGGTCCGCGGCATAGTAGGCGGCGCCGTCGGGGCCGGCCGGGCCGTCCCGCCACCGCCGCATCCCGAGCTGGAACGCGATCTCCGCGGACGCCGGGTTGGCCAGGTCGATCTCGGCGGTGACCCGGTGCACCCCGACCACCCCGAACGCGTAGTCGAGCACCGCGCGGGACGCCTCGGCCGCCAGGCCCCGGCCCCAGTGGTCCGGCTCCAGGCTGTAGAGGATCTCGACGTCCACGCCGTGGCCGAGCGGGCCCTCGTGGTGGCTGAGCCCGGCCACGCCGATCAGCGGGTCGCCGGGAGCGGCGGCGGGCAGCGCCTCGGGCAGGGCGTCGGGCCCGGAGGCGGCGGCCGGGCGCAGCGCCCAGAGCCCGTACCCCTCGGTCGCGAAGTCCCGCTCACTCGTCTCGATGATCTCGCTGACCTGGACGGGGGTGACCGTCCGGTCGTCGAACAGGTGGCGCCGCACCCGCGGCCCCGTCCAGTGCGTCAGCAGCGCGCGGTGGTCGCGCATCGACACCGGATGCAGCGCCAGCCGCACCGTGCGCAGCACGTCGCTCATGCGCCCGCACCGCCCGGGCCCTGCTCCGCCGGGTCGCCGGCCGGCCACGCGGGCGCGTCCTCGCCGTCCGGGACGCCCACCCGGAACACCCGCAGCTGCAGGGCGAGCGCCTTGTAGTAGCCGACGAGCGCGACCAGCTCGACGACGGCGCCGCGGCCGAGCGTCGCGACCGCCTCGGTGTAGACGGCGTCGGCGAGGTCGCCCTCGGCGGCGAGCTGCCGGGCCGCCTCGTGCACGACGCGCTCGCGGACGTCGCCGAGCATCGGCGCGCGGCCCTCGCGCAGCGCGTCCAGCTCCGCGCCGGTGAGCCCGTGCCGGCGCCCGATCCGCTCGTGCGCGTACCACTCGTAGTCGGACCGGACGTGCGCGGCGACGACCAGCGTGGCGATCTCCCGCTCGCGCTCGGTGAACGCCGTCCGGAAGCGCAGCGCGGCCCCGAGGTCCTGAAGGGGCAGCCCCACGGACGGGCTGTAGAGCATCGCGTTGAAGGGGCCGTGCAGCCGCCCGATGTCGTCGGCCAGGCCGAACGGCGGGGTGCGGCCGGCGGCGCGGGGGCCGCCCGTCACCGCCTCGTACACGGCCCGCTGCTCGTCGCTGAGGGAACCGGGGAGCAGCAGCGGCAGCCTGGTCGCGGACGGGCCGCGCCGCGGTCGATCGTTGACGTCCTCACCGCTCACGGGGTCGATCACTTACCGCACGCTAGGCGGTCGGCGCGGGCGGCTCAACCCCTGGTCCGCAATGTGAAACCCCGGGCACACGGTGACGTGGCGGTCGCGTGACACGCGCCGGCGAGCCGCCGGACGCTGGCAGGATGGCGGGGTGAGCGGCATCTACGACGACCCCTGGGCCTACGAGCTGGCGTGCTCGTTCCGCGACGTGGCCGCCGAGGCGGACGTCCTGCTCCGCTGGTGCGCCGGGCTCGGCGCGCGGCCCGCGACCGTGCTGGAGCTGGCCGCCGGGCCCGCCGAGCACGCCCGCGAGTTCGCGCGC
It encodes:
- a CDS encoding CaiB/BaiF CoA-transferase family protein, translating into MTDALSGVRVLDTATLFAGPLAATLLGDFGAEVIKIEHPKGDPVRSHGAQRDGVGLWWKMLGRNKKAMTLYLGSPEGQELFRRMVADADVVIENFRPGTLERWGLGYDELKQVNPGLVLARVTGFGQTGPYSRRPGFGTLAEAMSGFAAITGEPDGPPTLPPFGLADGIAALTTAFAVMTALRAREATGEGQVVDLAIIEPILTLLGPQIITYDQLGELQARTGNRSHNNAPRNTYRTRDGSWVAISTSAQSIAERVMRLVGRPELIDEPWFATGAERAKHADVLDEAVGSWIAERDRDEVVKAFEDAQAAVAPIYNAADVMADPQFQALGTIATVPDDELGPVKMQNVLFRLSQTPGRIESAGPPLGAHTAEILARYGVDEAALAELRGKGVVK
- a CDS encoding CoA ester lyase, with amino-acid sequence MTPRSWLYVPGDRPDRIGKALASGADAVILDLEDAVAPAAKRDARRNVLDALDAGNTAYVRINAPGTPDGADDIALLATAPAALAGVRVPKCEDPGELRRVADALGVPVFPILESALGVENALLLATAHPLVAGISLGEADLAADLRAGGEALAWPRSRVVVAARAAGLPSPAQSVWTAVRDLDGLRADTLAGRRAGFFGRSVIHPAQLPVVHEACVPDPDDVAWARDLMSQLTERAAAGGGAAWIDSAGRFVDKAVVERAAWLLDAAASAESAARPVKEGQK
- a CDS encoding cyclase family protein, yielding MTTQDPLLAAVAGGVRLIELGQPFFTGMPCSPNHPGFRMTLIRRHGDMERPDGGSAANEIIVTGGHVGTHIDALSHVSHNGELHGGISAADAQRGGAFTSHGAENLPGLLRRGVLLDVAAVHGVPTLPPGYGVTVEDLELAAERAGAEPGEGDVALIRTGWARNFGDTTAYLGKETGVPGATPAAARWLAERRIAATGADTTAYEQIPEGAGHAVLPVHRILLVESGIFILEHLNLEALAEAGLHEFVFVLAPLRIRGGTGSPVRPLAAVSA
- a CDS encoding MmgE/PrpD family protein; its protein translation is MTAGTPVQRLAGLAAATAAGGLPPELRDDAARRVLDVLGNSLAATAEPPARAVGELVGEWGGAGRATAIGTGTRLPEPSAALLNGTLAHSLDFDDTHLPSVLHPSASVVPTALAVAEARGASGAALLDAVGVGVEITVRLGMAGYDRDLGNSVFFERGQHATAICGAVGAAASAAMLSGLDAAGIAHAMGIAASMGSGILEANRTGGTVKRIHCGWAAHAAVTAAGLARTGITGPPTVLEGRFGFLQAFCGDQVDLDALTSGLGEHWELPGIFFKPYPCNHFTHAGIDAALRLRERGLDPAAVESIELGAPTPVLRTIGEPHEDKIRPKSGYHAAFSGPYTVAAALLGGGGLGVFHEDFTDEAAADPDRLALAAKVRCVPDARCDEIFPHQFPAVLRVRTRAGDLLEERVDVNRGGPGNPLSAEELATKFRLNASRRVTGAQAEQITSLTYGLAGIEDLRDLTSLLE
- a CDS encoding aspartate/glutamate racemase family protein is translated as MRHLGILAHSAEGAALCFRTFCHEGFRELGPDDHPDVTLDLIALARSMPAWDAGDHGAVREVLAESARRLAAAGADFFVCPDNTAHMALELPGGDLALPGLHIARVVADRAAADGRARVGVLGTRYTMDGPVYPRELAARGIAAEVPEPADRETVHRIIFDELVNGVITEESRREYARIIGRLAERGCDAVALVCTEIPLLVTPDVSPLPTLDSTRLLARAAFETAVGRRPLPTWRGGGFDGG
- a CDS encoding isocitrate lyase/phosphoenolpyruvate mutase family protein encodes the protein MDFRKMHHGDRPLVLPNAWDFASGAALVEAGFPAVGTTSLGVAAAAGKPDAAGDTRAETLALARALSRLPVPVTVDIEGGFSGRVADVAELVTELASFGIAGINLEDGRPDGTLAPLDHQTTVIAAVKRAAPQVFLNARTDTFWLGDPDRDETLRRAGAYAAAGADGIFVPGIVDDADITAVLETAELPLNVLYLPGKTEYERLARLGVHRVSTGSLLFRKALHAAVTAALGVTGAGGDGHPPSYGDVQRLVSGR
- a CDS encoding FAD-binding oxidoreductase encodes the protein MSSTSGRAPLAPGFANGGVSFWYRAAGRPAPGPRLPGPRTADVCVVGAGYTGLWTAYYLKRARPGLRIVVLEREFAGFGASGRNGGWVLGEIAGSRERYAARHGRPAAVALQRAMFEAVDEVVRAAAEEGVDAGLVKGGVLHVARGAAQRARLAAMVDEARAWGWTDGDLVPLPAAERDGRLRVAGATGAAWSPHGARVQPAALARGLAAAVRRLGVEVYERTPVVRIAPRRGGAAAAVTPYGTVAAEYVLRATEGFTAGLPGHRRDWLPMNSSMIVTTPLPAAVWEAIGWERRELLGDMAHSYMYAQRTADDRIAFGGRGRPYRYGSRVDDGGRTAPATVDALWRMLAAMFPAAAREARVDHAWSGVLGVPRDWCATAVLDHATGLGHAGGYTGHGVATANLAGRTLRDLLLREDTALTALPWVDRRVRRWEPEPLRWLGVHAMYALYRAADARESASGAAGTSALARLADRITGH
- a CDS encoding GNAT family N-acetyltransferase, whose protein sequence is MSDVLRTVRLALHPVSMRDHRALLTHWTGPRVRRHLFDDRTVTPVQVSEIIETSERDFATEGYGLWALRPAAASGPDALPEALPAAAPGDPLIGVAGLSHHEGPLGHGVDVEILYSLEPDHWGRGLAAEASRAVLDYAFGVVGVHRVTAEIDLANPASAEIAFQLGMRRWRDGPAGPDGAAYYAADRTRWIGSRRIMDAIT
- a CDS encoding carboxymuconolactone decarboxylase family protein; this translates as MIDPVSGEDVNDRPRRGPSATRLPLLLPGSLSDEQRAVYEAVTGGPRAAGRTPPFGLADDIGRLHGPFNAMLYSPSVGLPLQDLGAALRFRTAFTEREREIATLVVAAHVRSDYEWYAHERIGRRHGLTGAELDALREGRAPMLGDVRERVVHEAARQLAAEGDLADAVYTEAVATLGRGAVVELVALVGYYKALALQLRVFRVGVPDGEDAPAWPAGDPAEQGPGGAGA